DNA sequence from the Vicia villosa cultivar HV-30 ecotype Madison, WI linkage group LG3, Vvil1.0, whole genome shotgun sequence genome:
TTTATATTTGCTATTCAAAATTCTTCACATAATTTTTTCataaaagttgtttttattttagaatttttttaaccgaatcttttattttttcttaaaagttatttttttgtttttagaatttctttaacggtattttttaattttcttttaaaaaaaattaatttttttttatttattaaaattttaacctatttttttatttaaaagtttttatttttttatttttaaattaagttttttattttatttatttggggCCTAATGGCCCTTTTTTAAATTTTGGGGCCTTTTAACTTTGGGCCCTATGTGTTTAAGGGCCtactatttttgaattttttttaggccCCATTATCATGGGGCTGGGGCTCAAATTTATTAGCCCCATAAATTGACACCTCTACTTGTTAGTATGAGGAGATGTCAATTCTCGAAGCTTCCTCTCTTGTGAAAGTATTTTTGCAAACCTGCAAGAATTAAAGTTAATATTTAACTattgaacatatatatatataaagaatcatcagcaaaaaaaaaaaatggttgATACTTGATAATCATTGAAAACCGTAAATACCTTTTGAGAGCTTCTTGGTTGGTCTCAGCATTTCCAGTAGGCTCACACATACCGTTCTCTAAATTGACCTTAGTTACAGGTTTCTTCAATAACCTTTCTCCAATTTTGCATAGGTTTTCTAAATTCTCTTTCGTGGCAATATCAACAGAAGAGTCTATGCCAGTCAATGTATCATCCTGAATTCGTAGATAATTATCTTGACAGTTAAGAGCTTGAGTGACCGTAGCAATATGAAAATCAACCATATCTCCCGAGGCTTGACTAAAGATATCAATTAAGGGAGTGGAACCGCCGTGAGCTAACCAATTCAATAGACCCCATTTTGCTGCCATTTTTgcatcaaatttttgttcattCTTTGGTGTACCAGTTCCAAGTGAAATTATCAGAAAGCGACTATATTCCATGGGCTTGATGGCATAGAAGTCATTATTCTGATTTACTATCTGCTTGGTTACTTCATTCACGGCCACTAAGGTCTGAAACATATCGATCATCACCAACAGAAAAGAAACCTAATCAGTAACATTCATTACAAGATTATAAAgcttaattttcaaaaaatattttaaaatatatataccgGATTATTTGCACAAACACCACCATCAATGAGGTTGAATTCATGTACGTTTCCTTCTGTGTCTTGATTCTTGAAGTTGTGACCGGGAAGATAGGTGGGAGCAGCAGAAGTACTAATACATATGTCAGAGAGACGAGCATCCATGCATGGTGTTCTCTTGCTTTGATATGTTGAAAAAATGATTGGTTGCATGGTCTTTATGTCAAACGCTGGGATCACAATATTGGTGAGAGTCTGATGCACACGAATTTCTCCAAGCTTTTCCATCACCACATTGTGAAGGTATTTTCCATCGTATTTTGGTCCTGCCAATGATCTAAACAATTTTCCCATTGGACCTAACATGTGCCTGCAAATCatacaaaaattatataattaagtcattcattttttttcttctaatttttgaaatttaatgaGATACAATTGTACTTTTGTATGTGGACACATACTTGTTTTGTGGAAAAATACTTGGACAGTGTTCCAAATAAAAGGGCTTGATATCTTTAGCAGCAAAAAGTGGACGTTGTTTATCATTTGGAGCACTTAACATGGCAGTTACAAGACCACCCGTACTTGTTCCGGTAATCACATCAAAGTAATCGGCAAGTCTTGCAGATTCACCGTCCAATTCCTGAAGTTCTGATTCAAGGTACTCAAGGATAGTTGCAGGAATAAGGCCTCTAATACCGCCACCATCGATACTTAGAATTGTCACTAAGTTTCCATAAGTTGGGGGCTGAATTTGTAGAAGTGAGGATTGTGATCTCTCCATTATTGAAATATGTTTGGAAAGTTGAAGTTTGGATTGAAGGTTGGAAAGTTGAAGTTTGGATGTTTGAAAGCTTATgaaatattaattaattgtttGGACAAATAGAAAATGTTTTTGGAAAGTTGAAGTTTGGATGTTTGAAAGCTTATgaaatattaattaattgtttGGACAAATAGAAAATGTTGGAAGAAATTGAGCAAGGTAGAATTGAAAATATTTAGTTGATTGTTAGATTGCATTCTATAAAGTTGTATTTATAGTAGATTTTAGGTTGGAATGGGTATAATAATTTCATGGTAAAAGTGTTGAACTTGAATGCTTACCACGGCTAAGTACGTGTTGAATGTTCTGCCTAATTTGTGATTTTATATAATTAGTTAAGGCAAGACAAAATGGAATAATAAGTGTTATGGACTTTTACAAATCTTAATTTCTTACGAATAATTTCTACGAAGGTGGGGTTCACAAATGAGTGGTTCATTATTTAACGAGAACAAGTCTAAATTTGGTCAATTTGagattttacattaaaaaatcaaagCAAGTTAGAGTTTTCTTTGAGATAAAATATTCGTTTTCCTTTTGTGTGGAGGTTTAAAACTATGACTTGGACTCCTTCCGTTTGGGAGATCCTGTCCGTTTAGAACATAGACAATCTTTGGATAAGATCAAAATCAAACATTCgaaattctttttttaaataaaaagtataaaaaaaaaaatctacgtACTTTGTGATATATGCCTAATCTAAATTTAACAATTATGAATGTAGTGAAGCTAGAGAATCCCCTCTGAACATCAAGTTAAAACAACCCGATCTGTAAAAAAAATGTTGGAGCGTTTGGAAAATGTCCTTTTAAGGAAGTAGAGATATGTAGTGTAGTGATGGAATAGAGACTTTGTACGGTAGAACAAACTTTTCGTATAATGGGTAAAGGTTTCATGGGCAGGATTAGCACTTGTGAAAAATAGTTTGTAATTATGGAAATTGCAGGAATTGGAAGTTGATTCCAATAGACAGCGCCACTGTTCTGCTGCGGAACTAAAAATTGAGACTATTGGGGAAACAACGGCGAGCAAAGTTTCGTTGAACACTACAATGAATTGACGTTGTTAATCTCCTACATGACAGATCAAGGGGGTGGGGGTACATGCGTTAACATTCCAACGCCCGAGTCAGTTTAGGATTCAAGATAGTGGTAGTGAAAGTGGAGATTAGAGATTTGTATATGAAAAATTCTTTATAAAGGTATTTATACTTTAGATTTATGAAGTGGGCTTATTAAGCGAGCCTTATGTAATTACCTTTGGCCAACATAGAAGACCTAAATGCCCCTatccaaattcaaatttccaactTTTGTCCTTGATGATTCTAACTTGCCAGGATTCCTAAGATCAGTAACATTGCCAACATTATCTAAGTCAACACACTTTTGTCCCCTCATTTGTTTTGGGTCGTAGGGACTTTCCGTTTGTTTTCCagtatcccttatactctctTTAATAGTATCATtgccaattaaaaaaaatattttgctaAAATGAATTATGAGATACTTACAATAGTATTACAATTCAATTTTTGATGTATTGAAGGGTAATTTAGTATGTAGTTTTATATGTATAAATAGACTAGTAGTAGTTGTCATTTAAACCTAATAATTTTTTCTTTACACTTTTGTAGCTGTCATTTGCAGAGCATTTAATATATTCTCATTCCTTCAGTTCTTCATAAAATCTTGTGCactaacaattggtatctagagctctggTTCGGATCCGCGGGGAAACACGAGTGACACAGTGAAGtgttgtgtgattgattttggttCTTGTATTCATGTTGAATCTTGAACAAAATCGAAACAGAATCATATTTTCTGATTCTGCGggattgggaaacactgtgtTTGGTGAGATCAGAGTGACTTGCACAAGGTTGAGGATGAACGAAAACGACAGATCTGAGTAACTGGTTGTTCAAATCACTTCActagaaacaaacaatggctgataaaTTTTGACTCCagaaggaggacaaagatcagatgtgctaaTGATAAGTACCTtaatgcagaaggtatgggaaatgtcaaagttaaAGTGAAGAATGGGCAGACTGTTCTGATCAAGAATGTTTGGTATGTCCTGGAATTaagagcaatctgatgagtgtgggtcagctcattgagaaagatttctcaattGTAATGAAGGACAACCTCCtaaagttgtatgattccaaatCAGAAGCTGATTAAGGAAtatgaacagggaagcaacagaaaATTCAAGGTGAATGTGGAGACAACTGAAACA
Encoded proteins:
- the LOC131660880 gene encoding patatin-like protein 2 isoform X1; amino-acid sequence: MERSQSSLLQIQPPTYGNLVTILSIDGGGIRGLIPATILEYLESELQELDGESARLADYFDVITGTSTGGLVTAMLSAPNDKQRPLFAAKDIKPFYLEHCPSIFPQNKHMLGPMGKLFRSLAGPKYDGKYLHNVVMEKLGEIRVHQTLTNIVIPAFDIKTMQPIIFSTYQSKRTPCMDARLSDICISTSAAPTYLPGHNFKNQDTEGNVHEFNLIDGGVCANNPTLVAVNEVTKQIVNQNNDFYAIKPMEYSRFLIISLGTGTPKNEQKFDAKMAAKWGLLNWLAHGGSTPLIDIFSQASGDMVDFHIATVTQALNCQDNYLRIQDDTLTGIDSSVDIATKENLENLCKIGERLLKKPVTKVNLENGMCEPTGNAETNQEALKRYLRFSMIIKYQPFFFFADDSLYIYMFNS
- the LOC131660880 gene encoding patatin-like protein 2 isoform X4, whose amino-acid sequence is MERSQSSLLQIQPPTYGNLVTILSIDGGGIRGLIPATILEYLESELQELDGESARLADYFDVITGTSTGGLVTAMLSAPNDKQRPLFAAKDIKPFYLEHCPSIFPQNKHMLGPMGKLFRSLAGPKYDGKYLHNVVMEKLGEIRVHQTLTNIVIPAFDIKTMQPIIFSTYQSKRTPCMDARLSDICISTSAAPTYLPGHNFKNQDTEGNVHEFNLIDGGVCANNPTLVAVNEVTKQIVNQNNDFYAIKPMEYSRFLIISLGTGTPKNEQKFDAKMAAKWGLLNWLAHGGSTPLIDIFSQASGDMVDFHIATVTQALNCQDNYLRIQDDTLTGIDSSVDIATKENLENLCKIGERLLKKPVTKVNLENGMCEPTGNAETNQEALKRFAKILSQERKLRELTSPHTNK
- the LOC131660880 gene encoding patatin-like protein 2 isoform X3 translates to MERSQSSLLQIQPPTYGNLVTILSIDGGGIRGLIPATILEYLESELQELDGESARLADYFDVITGTSTGGLVTAMLSAPNDKQRPLFAAKDIKPFYLEHCPSIFPQNKHMLGPMGKLFRSLAGPKYDGKYLHNVVMEKLGEIRVHQTLTNIVIPAFDIKTMQPIIFSTYQSKRTPCMDARLSDICISTSAAPTYLPGHNFKNQDTEGNVHEFNLIDGGVCANNPTLVAVNEVTKQIVNQNNDFYAIKPMEYSRFLIISLGTGTPKNEQKFDAKMAAKWGLLNWLAHGGSTPLIDIFSQASGDMVDFHIATVTQALNCQDNYLRIQDDTLTGIDSSVDIATKENLENLCKIGERLLKKPVTKVNLENGMCEPTGNAETNQEALKRFAKILSQERKLRELTSPRTNNNLK